One Flavobacteriales bacterium genomic window carries:
- a CDS encoding 2,3-diphosphoglycerate-dependent phosphoglycerate mutase translates to MAKLVIVRHGQSQWNLENRFTGWVDVDLAPKGIQEAHAAGEKLKGYTFDMAFTSALKRAQHTLDIILDEMGVKLPITRNEALNERMYGDLQGMNKDEAREKFGEEQVHIWRRSYDTPPPGGESLKLTADRVLPYFEKEIVPQLKAGKNIIIAAHGNSLRALVMSLEDLTPEQILKTEIPTGAPRLYELDENLEVKNAEYL, encoded by the coding sequence ATGGCTAAACTCGTCATCGTACGTCACGGACAATCGCAGTGGAATCTCGAGAACCGATTCACCGGTTGGGTCGATGTAGACCTTGCCCCAAAAGGAATTCAAGAAGCACATGCGGCCGGAGAAAAACTCAAAGGGTACACCTTCGATATGGCCTTTACTTCGGCATTGAAACGCGCACAGCACACCTTGGATATCATTCTGGATGAAATGGGTGTCAAATTGCCTATTACACGGAATGAGGCCCTCAATGAGCGCATGTACGGCGATCTGCAAGGCATGAACAAGGACGAAGCCCGTGAGAAATTCGGTGAAGAGCAGGTGCACATCTGGCGTCGTAGCTACGACACGCCACCTCCGGGAGGTGAATCATTGAAGCTCACGGCCGACCGCGTACTCCCCTACTTCGAAAAGGAGATCGTTCCTCAACTGAAGGCCGGTAAGAACATCATCATCGCCGCACACGGAAACTCGCTTCGTGCGTTGGTGATGTCGCTTGAAGACCTGACACCCGAGCAAATCCTCAAGACCGAGATTCCAACCGGAGCCCCTCGCCTTTACGAGCTCGATGAAAATTTGGAAGTAAAGAACGCCGAGTATCTGTAA